The Desulfovibrio inopinatus DSM 10711 genome segment ATTGCGGATCAAACCAACCTTCTGGCTTTGAATGCAGCCATTGAAGCGGCCCGAGCCGGCGAGGCTGGGCGCGGGTTTGCGGTCGTTGCGGACGAAGTGCGCAAGCTTGCTGAAAAAACGATGAATGCGACTGGCGAGGTCGGCAAAGCCATTGCCGCTATTCAATCGGAAACACAGAAAAGCGTTGATATTACGGACGCAGCAGCCAAGGCGGTCGAACGTGCTACCGATTTATCCAGCCAATCGGGCGACACGTTGTCGGAGATTGTCGACCTCATTTCGAGAACAACCGACCAAGTGCAGGCTATTGCTGCCGCGGCAGAGCAACAATCAGCATCGAGCGAAGAGATAAGCCGAGCCATTGAAGATGTGGACCGCATTTCTTCAGAGACGGCTGAAGGGATGAACTCCTCGGCGAATGCGATATCCGACGTCGCTGATTTGACAGGGCAACTCAAGATGATTGCATCGAGTGAGTAGTTCTTTTTGGATTTTCACGTTAAGAAGGCCGGGAAACCGGCCTTTTTTTATGGAGCCGTGAGCTGAGCGTAGGGAGAGAGAAGGAGAATGACTTGAGCGAAAATATTATTACAGCCCGAGGGCTACGGAAAGTTTTTGGTGATTTTATAGCCGTTGACGGGATTGACTTCGATGTTCCGGGCAAGCAGGTCTTTAGTTTACTCGGTCCCAATGGAGCCGGAAAGACAACAACAATTCGCATGTTGTATGGATTTTCTCCGAAAACATCCGGTGACATTCGGATGTTCGGACTGGATATCGATACGCGTTGGCGAGAGATTCGATCGCGATTGGGAGTGTGCCAACAGCACAATACTTTGGACCCGGATTTATCCGTCGAAGAGAATTTGCTCATTTTTGCTGGATATTTTCGGATTCCCCAGGCCGAAGCGGCGCGCCGTGCTGCAGAATTGCTTGAATTTTTTGCTCTCGAAGGGAAGCGTCGTTTGAAAAATGATGAATTGTCCGGAGGGATGGCCAGACGGCTCATTCTAGCCAGAGCACTGATCAATCGACCGGAATTACTTATTCTTGATGAACCGACCACCGGCCTTGATCCGCAATCACGTTTTCAGCTTTGGGAACGACTCAAAGAACTGAAGCGTAACGGCCTGACGATTCTTCTGACAACGCATTATATGGAAGAAGCGGCGGTGCTGAGTGATGACCTCATCATTATGGATCACGGGAAGGTGATCGTGCATGGGCGCCCTGAACACCTTGTGGCCGAACATGTTGGGCAGACCGTGGTTGAAATTGAAGATCCGTCTCAAGAAGTTGTTGAAGCGGTCAAAAAAGAAGGGTTTCGCTTTGATACCACGAGTCGCCGTATCCACTTGTATCTCAATAAAGACCAAGAAGCTTCGGCAAATGCCTTACGTGAGCGTCATCACGTTTCGTCTTGGGCAATGCGTCCGGCAACGCTTGAAGATGTATTTCTCTGTCTGACCGGAAGGGAGCTGCGCGAATGAAATCTGATCCTCGTTTTTCATGGTTGTTCTTGAAAGTCTGGAGACGCAATCTGCTTGTTTACCAGCGGATTTGGAAAGTTAATTTTTTAGTTCCGATGCTTGAGCCGCTCTTTTATTTGTTGGCATTTGGCTTGGGGTTTCGTGGGCTCATTGAGAATGTGGCGTTTGAAGGACGCTCTCTGAGCTATACGGAATTTATAGCACCGGCACTCATTGCAACAACAATGATGTGGCATTCATTTTTTGAAACCACCTATGGGTCATTCGTGCGTATGTATTACCAAAAAACGTTCGATGCCATGTTGGCTACACCACTTTCGTTGGAAGAAGTGATTACGGCGGAAATTGTCTGGGGAGCAACCAAAGCGACGGTTGCCGCGTCGATTATGACGGTTATTATCACCCTGATGGGCTATGCGCATCCGTTGTCACTCTTCGTCGTGGCCCCGGTGGCCTTTTTGGCGGGGCTGTCGTTTTCCACCATTGGGATGTTCTTTACAGGGATTACGCCGAGTATTGATATGTTTAACTTGCCGGTCTTCCTGTTTATCACCCCAATGTTTTTATTTAGCGGAACGTTTTTTCCTGTATCGGGATTGCCTGGATGGGCACAAATTGTTGCGCAAGTCATGCCGTTGTACCACGCCGCTCGAATCACGCGGCACATTTGCCTCGGCATATGGTCCATAAGCCTCTGGGCAAGTGCGGGGTATCTCGCGGCTTTTGCAGGTGTGTTTTTTCTTTTGGCTTTACGCAGCATGCGAAAGCGATTGGTTCGGTAAAGAACAGATTGATTCCTGTGACAATCCAGCAAAACTATGAGCAAATGAGCATCGCTCAAAATGATGAGATTATCGAAGCGGTATAGATGTTGTCGTGACACGAGGAAGGGATCCTTCTTGCCACGGTAATCTCGTCATCGTGTAAAACTTCACACAGAATTGCAGAGCGATATTGAGGACGTTGATTAACGTTGCCCTCTGTTTTCTTCTCAGAAGAGCGGAATAATTCCGTATTCAACCACCGTGTACAGCATCAAAGAATGTCAAACATTTCTTTGATGCTGTACACGGTGTTGCCGTTTTTCGACACATTTTGTCTGAATTGAGAAAGAAATATCCAGGACGATACGATAGAAACGGCTTTCTACGTTGTGACGAGAAATGAGGAGGAAGCCGTATGATGTTGACGCATCCTGAAAATAAATATCAACCATTTCAGATTGTTAATCTGAATGATCGCCAATGGCCAAATGTCATACAGCAACACGCTCCAGCGTGGTGCAGTGTTGA includes the following:
- a CDS encoding methyl-accepting chemotaxis protein; protein product: MVVNEERIQESFQQLKSVNGDINAVSIQIADSLTAISGQVEEVANGAGIQRQRMAETVTAMTEMNSAVLDVARNAGEAAEQATLARSKAEEGASVVKEAVQAIAAVQKQANALKDNMAGLGQKAQDIGQIMTVISDIADQTNLLALNAAIEAARAGEAGRGFAVVADEVRKLAEKTMNATGEVGKAIAAIQSETQKSVDITDAAAKAVERATDLSSQSGDTLSEIVDLISRTTDQVQAIAAAAEQQSASSEEISRAIEDVDRISSETAEGMNSSANAISDVADLTGQLKMIASSE
- a CDS encoding ABC transporter ATP-binding protein gives rise to the protein MSENIITARGLRKVFGDFIAVDGIDFDVPGKQVFSLLGPNGAGKTTTIRMLYGFSPKTSGDIRMFGLDIDTRWREIRSRLGVCQQHNTLDPDLSVEENLLIFAGYFRIPQAEAARRAAELLEFFALEGKRRLKNDELSGGMARRLILARALINRPELLILDEPTTGLDPQSRFQLWERLKELKRNGLTILLTTHYMEEAAVLSDDLIIMDHGKVIVHGRPEHLVAEHVGQTVVEIEDPSQEVVEAVKKEGFRFDTTSRRIHLYLNKDQEASANALRERHHVSSWAMRPATLEDVFLCLTGRELRE
- a CDS encoding ABC transporter permease, which translates into the protein MKSDPRFSWLFLKVWRRNLLVYQRIWKVNFLVPMLEPLFYLLAFGLGFRGLIENVAFEGRSLSYTEFIAPALIATTMMWHSFFETTYGSFVRMYYQKTFDAMLATPLSLEEVITAEIVWGATKATVAASIMTVIITLMGYAHPLSLFVVAPVAFLAGLSFSTIGMFFTGITPSIDMFNLPVFLFITPMFLFSGTFFPVSGLPGWAQIVAQVMPLYHAARITRHICLGIWSISLWASAGYLAAFAGVFFLLALRSMRKRLVR